Proteins encoded in a region of the Dreissena polymorpha isolate Duluth1 chromosome 6, UMN_Dpol_1.0, whole genome shotgun sequence genome:
- the LOC127836437 gene encoding uncharacterized protein LOC127836437, with amino-acid sequence MTFRIILRFASFVSCIAGVVSYHPFFFPRYQPDNYASVRKSQTSRTPFEYKRRGPSGFDRLSMGFIKRDNDETTDSNWELFDNDINDRLLGDLLDKTALENSPQYSKRYFDRLSSGFIRKKRSTAQDNAPSDVNSIPKQHLNIHKNEDKTKLIEHPNSDVDEDSDRNTTSQVQGKDSDNKRGFDRLNAGFVKRPFDRLNSGFVKRPFDRLSSGFVKRPFDRLTSGFVKRPSDSEIDEPVQINADDEKRGFDRLNYGFVKRPFDRLNSGFVKKDDETFDNGDVIDEKRYFDRLNMGFIKRNDILTGTDAAPRVDDKRGFDRLTSGFVKKEDLLEDTADISGLTMANKRYLDRLTNGFVKKNDNSNIEGDEYETDMNKRRFDRISNGFVKRTQENSNSSDDHKED; translated from the exons ATGACTTTTAGGATAATACTCCGCTTTGCATCTTTTGTTTCCTGCAT AGCGGGCGTTGTTAGTTATCATCCGTTCTTTTTCCCACGATATCAACCTGACAATTATGCATCCGTTCGCAAATCCCAAACAAGCAGGACACCGTTCGAGTATAAGAGACGAGGGCCTTCGGGCTTTGATAGACTGTCCATGGGTTTCATAAAGCGAGACAACGATGAGACCACGGACTCCAATTGGGAATTGTTTGATAATGACATAAACGACAGGCTGTTGGGAGATCTACTTGACAAGACAGCACTTGAGAATTCGCCTCAATACAGTAAACGTTATTTTGACAGACTTTCTTCTGGATTTATTCGCAAGAAACGCTCAACAGCCCAGGACAATGCGCCGTCTGATGTTAATAGTATACCCAAGCAACACCTTAACATTCATAAGAATGAAGATAAAACTAAACTCATTGAACATCCAAACAGTGATGTAGATGAGGATTCTGATAGAAACACAACAAGTCAAGTACAAGGCAAGGATAGCGACAACAAGCGAGGTTTTGACAGACTGAATGCTGGGTTTGTAAAACGCCCATTCGACAGACTAAACTCCGGTTTTGTGAAACGTCCGTTCGACCGATTAAGCTCTGGATTTGTGAAGCGCCCGTTCGATAGACTAACATCAGGATTTGTTAAACGTCCTTCTGATAGCGAAATTGATGAACCAGTTCAGATAAATGCAGATGATGAAAAGCGTGGTTTTGACAGGTTAAACTATGGCTTTGTTAAACGACCGTTCGACAGACTCAATTCCGGATTTGTCAAAAAAGACGACGAAACCTTTGATAACGGCGATGTAATCGATGAGAAAAGGTACTTCGACAGATTGAATATGGGGTTTATCAAACGCAATGACATACTGACAGGAACTGATGCAGCTCCCCGTGTTGATGATAAACGTGGCTTTGACAGGTTAACCAGCGGTTTCGTCAAGAAAGAGGACTTGCTTGAAGATACGGCTGATATAAGCGGTCTTACCATGGCAAACAAACGGTATTTAGACCGTTTAACAAACGGGTTTGTTAAGAAGAACGACAATTCTAATATCGAGGGCGATGAATACGAAACCGATATGAACAAGCGCCGATTCGACAGGATATCCAATGGCTTCGTCAAACGTACGCAAGAAAACTCCAACAGCTCAGACGACCACAAAGAAGACTAA